In Haloterrigena turkmenica DSM 5511, a single genomic region encodes these proteins:
- a CDS encoding PIG-L deacetylase family protein, with amino-acid sequence MAAHPDDEVIGVGGTLAKHVAEGDDVEVLMLNDGVMARYEAETSAARARRDDRRERARAVADSLGFEDVTVLDYWGNQLDDEALIDVVRDVESKLDSFEPHVIYTHYYGDLNIDHQIAARAVRTAARPLAGSTVDRILSFESLSSTEWAMPTAGTAFQPTVFVDIDEHFDRKMDALSIYEDELRESPHPRSMRSIRNNNQLWGEKVGLYAAEPFELIMERQR; translated from the coding sequence GTGGCAGCACATCCGGACGACGAAGTGATCGGGGTCGGTGGGACCCTCGCGAAACACGTCGCCGAAGGCGACGACGTCGAGGTACTGATGCTCAACGACGGTGTGATGGCCCGGTACGAGGCGGAGACGTCCGCCGCTCGAGCGCGCCGCGACGACCGCCGAGAGCGGGCGCGGGCCGTCGCCGACTCGCTCGGCTTCGAGGACGTTACCGTACTCGATTACTGGGGGAATCAGCTCGACGACGAGGCGCTCATCGACGTCGTCCGCGACGTCGAGTCGAAACTCGATTCGTTCGAACCGCACGTGATTTACACACACTACTATGGCGACCTCAACATCGATCATCAGATCGCCGCGCGCGCCGTCCGGACGGCCGCCCGACCGCTCGCCGGGTCGACCGTCGATCGGATCCTCTCGTTCGAGTCGCTGTCGTCGACCGAGTGGGCGATGCCGACCGCGGGTACTGCGTTCCAGCCGACCGTGTTCGTCGACATCGACGAGCATTTCGACCGGAAGATGGACGCGCTTTCGATCTACGAGGACGAACTCAGGGAGAGTCCCCATCCCCGTAGCATGCGAAGCATCCGGAACAACAACCAGCTGTGGGGGGAAAAGGTCGGCCTCTACGCCGCCGAACCGTTCGAGCTGATCATGGAGCGTCAGCGGTAG
- a CDS encoding WbqC family protein, translating into MNQTVAAYQPRYFPRLHYLARVQQADVFVIYDDIEFSRCSRQHRALIDYDDRNWLTVPVRHTSTDVRIDEARIDMSSPWPVRHIKTLRGKYGAAADEWKPTYERLCVSPVAVETLRKRRDEVARHVGPELVDECLRFDDELCARRQESQLRDLRERKNRLARQVANRKRTDPNADVADLIARSETVKEELAAAETACRRLRRQRDQLLVDIGASLDGEADFERLSMARLWELEGVAPGELMVDVRLVDLTIPILLELFDRFDIESSVVRSSELPVAHPGDPSEYLARLTDYLGGDRYLTGEVGYENYLDETPFRERGQEVAVQDWSPTWVDGNVCALDVLYEAENPSAYLNY; encoded by the coding sequence ATGAACCAGACCGTCGCGGCGTACCAACCACGTTATTTCCCGCGACTTCACTACCTCGCTCGCGTACAGCAAGCGGACGTCTTCGTTATCTACGACGATATCGAATTTTCCCGGTGTTCCCGTCAGCACAGAGCCCTGATCGATTACGACGACCGAAACTGGCTCACGGTCCCGGTTCGCCACACCAGTACTGACGTCCGGATCGACGAAGCGCGGATCGACATGTCTTCACCGTGGCCCGTCCGACACATCAAGACGCTTCGCGGGAAGTACGGTGCCGCGGCCGACGAGTGGAAACCGACTTACGAACGCCTCTGTGTGAGTCCCGTCGCCGTCGAGACGCTCAGAAAACGGCGGGACGAGGTGGCTCGTCACGTCGGGCCGGAACTCGTCGACGAGTGTCTCCGGTTTGACGACGAATTGTGTGCCCGCCGACAGGAGTCGCAGTTGCGAGACCTTCGAGAGCGGAAGAACCGCCTCGCACGGCAGGTCGCCAACCGGAAGCGGACGGATCCGAACGCCGACGTCGCCGATCTCATCGCTCGGTCCGAAACCGTCAAGGAAGAGCTCGCCGCTGCGGAGACCGCTTGTCGCCGTCTCCGGAGACAGCGCGATCAGCTGCTCGTCGATATCGGCGCGTCTCTCGACGGCGAGGCGGATTTCGAGCGCCTCTCGATGGCTCGGCTGTGGGAACTCGAGGGCGTCGCGCCCGGCGAACTGATGGTCGACGTCAGACTGGTCGACCTCACGATCCCGATCCTCCTCGAACTGTTCGATCGATTCGACATCGAGTCGTCGGTGGTCCGCTCGAGCGAGCTTCCGGTCGCGCATCCCGGCGATCCGTCCGAGTACCTCGCTCGCCTCACGGACTATCTCGGCGGCGATCGGTATCTCACCGGCGAGGTCGGGTACGAGAACTACCTCGACGAAACGCCCTTTCGCGAGCGAGGTCAGGAGGTGGCCGTCCAGGACTGGTCGCCGACCTGGGTGGACGGAAACGTCTGTGCGCTCGACGTCCTCTACGAGGCCGAGAATCCGAGCGCGTACCTGAACTACTAA
- a CDS encoding nucleotide sugar dehydrogenase, with the protein MDQIGIIGLGYVGLPLATAFADAGHPVVGYDIKRQKIERLRAKPPMVTGVGPADRAEGVPEFTSNPERLRDCDVIITAVPTPLTETSEPDLSNVRSAGRTIGEQLRPGTTVVLESTVYPGATREEFVPEIERASGLSLGDDFAVGYSPERLVPGEERSLRNSVKPVSGHTDAVRSELMDLYESVVDELYPAPSIESAEAAKCLENAQRDLNIALINEFAMACNGVDSLDYEDVLSVADSKWNFVRYSPGLVEGHCIPIDPYFLIERLERLGRSASLMREARAVNESVVDFIVGLVEDALSERDEHIDGTDENRLLACGLAYKPNAEDLRSEAKRRLFDELRDRGLEPIGYDPHVDAADATAAFDLPMWSSLDEGDAVGVLMLTDHDEFPPFSFDDVAAAYSGRPIVVDTTRVFDERSTPGVIYRRF; encoded by the coding sequence ATGGACCAGATAGGGATTATCGGATTGGGCTACGTTGGATTGCCACTCGCTACGGCTTTTGCGGACGCCGGACACCCCGTCGTCGGATACGACATCAAGCGGCAGAAAATCGAGCGGCTTCGAGCGAAGCCCCCGATGGTGACCGGAGTCGGCCCCGCGGACCGCGCCGAAGGAGTCCCCGAGTTCACCTCGAATCCGGAGCGATTACGGGATTGCGACGTCATCATCACGGCGGTTCCGACCCCGCTGACGGAGACCTCGGAACCGGATCTCTCGAACGTCCGCTCGGCGGGACGGACGATCGGCGAACAGCTCCGTCCGGGGACCACCGTCGTCCTCGAGTCGACCGTGTATCCCGGTGCGACCCGCGAAGAATTCGTGCCGGAGATCGAGCGAGCGTCGGGACTCTCGCTCGGTGACGACTTCGCCGTCGGCTACTCTCCGGAACGACTCGTTCCCGGGGAAGAACGCAGTCTCCGCAACAGCGTCAAGCCGGTCAGCGGCCACACGGACGCCGTTCGATCGGAGCTCATGGACCTCTACGAGAGCGTCGTCGACGAACTCTACCCGGCGCCGTCGATAGAGTCGGCCGAGGCGGCGAAGTGCCTCGAGAACGCGCAACGAGACCTCAACATCGCATTGATCAACGAGTTCGCGATGGCCTGCAACGGCGTCGATTCGCTGGATTACGAGGACGTGCTCTCTGTCGCGGATTCGAAATGGAATTTCGTTCGATACTCGCCCGGACTGGTCGAGGGGCACTGCATTCCGATCGATCCGTACTTTCTGATCGAACGCCTCGAGCGACTCGGCAGGTCCGCGTCTCTCATGCGAGAGGCCAGAGCCGTCAACGAATCGGTCGTCGATTTCATCGTCGGACTGGTCGAGGACGCTCTCTCGGAACGCGACGAACATATCGACGGGACTGACGAGAATCGCCTCCTCGCGTGCGGGCTCGCGTACAAGCCGAACGCGGAGGACCTCCGTTCGGAAGCGAAACGGCGGTTGTTCGACGAACTGCGCGACCGCGGCCTCGAGCCGATCGGATACGATCCGCACGTGGACGCGGCGGACGCGACCGCCGCGTTCGACCTTCCGATGTGGTCTTCGCTAGACGAGGGCGACGCCGTGGGCGTCCTCATGCTCACTGACCACGACGAATTTCCCCCGTTCTCATTCGACGACGTTGCGGCGGCATATTCGGGCCGTCCGATCGTCGTCGACACCACGAGAGTGTTCGACGAGCGATCGACGCCCGGCGTGATCTATCGGAGGTTCTGA
- a CDS encoding polysaccharide deacetylase family protein, whose product MDASRRRCLRLASGAAAAAIGGCLSWGSTESNEATPPTDSGGEGFSFDPDAYEIESSFVTERLHAGSPIDELNDDPDAWLEWSGTVRTTGDESVRGDRSLVIETDYQQQEGIARTQFDEPLDLSDRAFSVAVKWDTRTEISDRLPISLTLWDGSGDGIRFAQIVEKRTLRGWHRYDLGLNAITGDPDLSSIETIDAMVWTGNDEARVYVDDFRTTETASGSYVLFHFDDIYEGAYRNAFPTLAEYGYGATAGVIIDELGADEHMNRAQLDVLADNGWEVCGHPHDSQTFAEMNPEDLESTLQRYEGWISEHGYDGSEYVIYPYGEINDENMSVVSRYHDLAFKVPTAGYGAGITSPLLCGRVNGEAVDLVRTMIDRAKRYSCVVPIMYHDVSVGDGRGISRRKFDETVQYVDDAENVEVITTGDWLSALKDGEFP is encoded by the coding sequence ATGGACGCATCACGACGACGCTGCCTGCGACTCGCCTCCGGCGCGGCGGCGGCCGCGATCGGCGGCTGCCTCTCGTGGGGTTCCACGGAATCGAACGAGGCGACTCCACCGACCGACAGCGGGGGAGAGGGGTTCTCGTTCGATCCGGACGCCTACGAGATCGAGTCGTCGTTCGTCACCGAACGGTTGCACGCGGGGTCGCCGATCGATGAACTCAACGACGATCCCGACGCGTGGCTCGAGTGGAGCGGGACCGTCCGAACGACCGGGGACGAGAGCGTGCGAGGTGACCGGTCGCTGGTCATCGAGACCGATTACCAACAGCAGGAAGGAATCGCCCGAACGCAGTTCGACGAACCCCTGGACCTCTCGGACCGAGCGTTCTCGGTCGCAGTGAAGTGGGACACGCGGACCGAGATCAGCGACAGGCTTCCGATCTCCCTGACGCTGTGGGACGGGTCAGGCGACGGGATCCGGTTCGCCCAGATAGTCGAAAAGCGAACGCTGCGGGGCTGGCACCGGTACGACCTGGGACTCAACGCGATCACCGGCGACCCCGATCTCTCGTCGATCGAGACGATCGACGCGATGGTGTGGACGGGAAACGACGAGGCGCGGGTGTACGTCGACGACTTCCGCACGACGGAAACGGCGTCGGGGAGCTACGTCCTGTTCCACTTCGACGACATCTACGAGGGCGCGTACCGGAACGCGTTTCCGACCCTCGCGGAGTACGGCTACGGCGCGACTGCAGGCGTCATCATCGACGAGCTCGGAGCGGACGAGCACATGAATCGGGCCCAGCTCGACGTCCTCGCCGATAACGGCTGGGAGGTGTGCGGCCACCCGCACGATTCGCAGACGTTCGCCGAGATGAATCCGGAGGACCTCGAATCGACGCTGCAGAGGTACGAAGGCTGGATCTCGGAGCACGGATACGACGGGAGCGAGTACGTCATTTACCCGTACGGCGAGATCAACGACGAAAACATGAGCGTCGTCTCCCGGTATCACGACCTCGCGTTCAAGGTACCGACTGCGGGATACGGCGCGGGGATCACGTCACCGCTGCTCTGCGGGCGCGTCAACGGCGAAGCCGTCGACCTCGTTCGGACGATGATTGATCGAGCGAAGCGCTACAGTTGTGTGGTCCCGATCATGTACCACGACGTCAGCGTCGGTGACGGACGGGGAATCTCCCGACGCAAGTTCGACGAGACGGTTCAGTACGTCGACGACGCCGAGAACGTCGAGGTGATCACGACCGGTGACTGGTTATCGGCACTGAAGGACGGTGAATTTCCGTGA
- a CDS encoding glycosyl hydrolase family 18 protein: MTVSNGTVDVDERVGFMADTHTTNARITDLEWSFDDGTTSNGWWTAHRFGQPGTYNVSLTATDNTGATDTKAVTITVRGDSNETNASDEVAASSAETAADSEYPAWNESDVYRSGDRVVWNGGIWEAQWWTQGDTPADSRVWEHVEDLDGDGTEDQQETDGTESTNETDGTESTNETDGTESTNETDGTESTNETDGTESTNETTDTAPSDGDDGTSEPNQSTDGTDTVESGDDMRVVGYYTSWSIYDRNYQPSDVPLDKVTHLNYAFMDVQPNGTVTYGDENADRQNLAKFQELKAQHPDTKMQLSIGGWSLSTHFSDAAATQENRERFAESSVKLMRQYDFDGIDIDWEFPDGGGAQGNSERPEDPQNYVLLLQEVREELNEAEQQDGKEYELSVAAASNPQKTAQLDVPGIAEQVDYVSVMNYDYTGTWSSQTNHNSKLYSASDDPSPDHFNGDAGMRGWADAGMPKEKLVYGAAFFGYGFEGVPDRNNGLYQSFTGPADVGWTVADGATDYRSVQELIDNDSSYVRYWDDEAKVPYVYSARDNVFITYEDPESMAIKAEYVKENGYGGMMFWEFYGDRDETLIDVIDQRLGA, translated from the coding sequence ATGACCGTGTCCAACGGAACCGTCGACGTCGACGAGCGCGTCGGATTCATGGCCGACACGCACACAACGAACGCACGAATTACCGACCTCGAGTGGTCGTTCGACGACGGGACGACGAGTAACGGCTGGTGGACCGCCCACCGGTTCGGCCAACCCGGTACCTACAACGTCTCGTTGACCGCAACTGACAATACCGGCGCTACGGATACGAAAGCGGTGACGATCACCGTACGCGGCGATTCGAACGAAACGAACGCGTCCGACGAGGTGGCCGCCTCGAGCGCCGAAACGGCGGCCGACTCCGAGTATCCCGCGTGGAACGAGAGCGACGTGTATCGCAGCGGTGACCGCGTCGTTTGGAACGGCGGTATCTGGGAAGCCCAGTGGTGGACCCAGGGCGACACGCCCGCCGATTCCCGCGTCTGGGAACACGTCGAGGACCTCGACGGTGACGGAACTGAGGATCAGCAGGAAACTGACGGAACTGAAAGCACCAACGAGACTGACGGAACTGAAAGCACCAACGAGACTGACGGAACTGAAAGCACCAACGAGACTGACGGAACTGAAAGCACCAACGAGACTGACGGAACTGAAAGCACCAACGAGACCACCGATACGGCGCCGAGCGACGGCGACGACGGCACCAGCGAACCCAACCAGTCTACCGACGGCACCGACACGGTCGAATCCGGAGACGACATGCGAGTCGTCGGATACTACACGAGCTGGTCGATCTACGACCGTAACTACCAGCCGAGTGACGTGCCCCTCGACAAGGTCACGCACCTGAACTACGCGTTCATGGACGTCCAGCCCAACGGGACGGTCACCTACGGCGACGAGAACGCGGATCGGCAGAACCTGGCCAAGTTCCAGGAGCTGAAAGCCCAGCATCCGGACACGAAGATGCAGCTGTCGATCGGCGGCTGGTCGCTCTCGACGCACTTCTCCGACGCCGCAGCGACGCAGGAGAACCGAGAGCGGTTCGCCGAGTCGTCGGTCAAGCTGATGCGCCAGTACGATTTCGACGGTATCGACATCGACTGGGAGTTCCCCGACGGCGGCGGCGCGCAAGGGAACAGCGAGCGTCCGGAGGACCCGCAGAACTACGTCTTACTCCTCCAAGAGGTCCGCGAGGAGCTCAACGAAGCGGAACAGCAAGACGGAAAAGAGTACGAACTGAGCGTCGCTGCCGCGTCGAACCCACAGAAGACGGCACAGCTCGACGTCCCGGGAATCGCCGAGCAGGTCGACTACGTCAGCGTGATGAACTACGACTACACCGGCACGTGGAGCTCTCAGACGAACCACAACAGCAAGCTCTACTCCGCGTCCGACGATCCCAGCCCGGACCACTTCAACGGTGACGCCGGAATGCGGGGCTGGGCCGACGCGGGAATGCCCAAGGAAAAGCTCGTCTACGGCGCGGCCTTCTTCGGCTACGGCTTCGAAGGCGTTCCGGACCGGAACAACGGCCTCTATCAGTCCTTCACCGGACCGGCCGACGTCGGCTGGACCGTCGCCGACGGCGCGACCGACTACCGATCCGTCCAGGAACTGATCGACAACGATTCGTCGTACGTGCGGTACTGGGACGACGAGGCGAAGGTCCCGTACGTCTACTCCGCTCGGGACAACGTCTTCATCACCTACGAGGACCCCGAATCGATGGCCATCAAAGCCGAGTACGTCAAGGAGAACGGCTACGGTGGCATGATGTTCTGGGAGTTCTACGGAGATCGCGACGAGACGCTGATCGACGTGATCGACCAGCGGCTCGGCGCGTAA
- a CDS encoding glycosyltransferase family 2 protein codes for MRSPVLFIPGLSVLLGLYGYLVKSPLPLPASDETETEPTVEVFIPALNEEETIGYAIASLTYQTVRPDAVTVVDDGSTDATAAVVEAVREQIDIEINFVRHTDRGSKTKRLKQVTRNSDADKIFVLDADTYLVSETYLERVIAAQEAEDVACSFGVVQPDTRSTKRSFHRDSLEPLFPNGVPAEAVPDWIERDQLGRDRPSYLVTRWPVEQYRSILYAIEQRFFKEAQMRLIRTSLFPAGCGVLYDRQALRSVFDDFEPSLGNQLTNSEDIFIGFSLVDRGFANVQVSDVRMRTVEPTLAAMADQTYLWSSSFLQSTFYYRVFSRWLRSQTGDVTDEIPRDEPGLIAEETTTVGTDGGFASPTDSERVGTPPTGAGSDEPTTPSSVRADRNEESPSVGVPTSADSSAESAPDREMAADRDSGDEDDSGWFDRRRTLSAVVGSQIVDGLYPIALLVVGLLSVFGLFPIELLLAVVAVEFGLYLLIAGLFAHRQITLLSLLVSVPVRLSQLPVGVYVYARVATDLLRGKRNWNK; via the coding sequence ATGCGGTCCCCAGTGCTGTTCATCCCCGGTCTCTCAGTCCTCCTCGGGCTCTACGGCTACCTGGTCAAGTCACCGCTGCCGCTCCCGGCGAGCGATGAAACGGAAACGGAGCCGACGGTAGAGGTGTTCATTCCGGCGTTGAACGAAGAGGAGACGATCGGATACGCGATCGCGTCGCTGACGTACCAGACCGTGCGACCGGACGCGGTAACGGTCGTCGACGACGGCTCGACGGACGCGACTGCCGCGGTCGTCGAAGCCGTGCGAGAGCAGATCGACATCGAGATCAATTTCGTCCGGCACACGGACCGAGGAAGCAAGACCAAGCGTCTCAAACAGGTCACCCGGAACAGCGATGCGGACAAGATATTCGTCCTCGACGCGGACACCTATCTCGTCAGCGAGACCTACCTCGAACGGGTAATCGCCGCGCAGGAAGCCGAGGACGTGGCCTGTTCGTTCGGGGTCGTACAGCCCGATACGCGGTCGACGAAGCGGTCGTTCCACCGCGATAGCCTGGAGCCGCTGTTCCCGAACGGCGTCCCAGCCGAGGCGGTTCCGGACTGGATCGAGCGCGATCAATTGGGTCGGGACCGACCGTCGTATCTCGTCACTCGATGGCCCGTCGAACAGTACCGGAGCATACTGTACGCGATCGAGCAGCGCTTCTTCAAGGAGGCCCAGATGCGGCTGATCAGGACGTCGCTGTTTCCGGCGGGTTGCGGGGTACTCTACGATCGTCAGGCCCTCCGATCGGTGTTCGACGACTTCGAGCCCTCGCTGGGCAACCAGTTGACGAACAGCGAAGACATCTTCATCGGCTTCTCGCTCGTCGACCGCGGATTCGCGAACGTGCAGGTCTCGGACGTGAGGATGCGAACGGTCGAGCCGACCCTCGCCGCGATGGCAGATCAGACGTACCTATGGAGTTCGTCGTTCCTCCAGAGCACGTTCTATTACCGGGTGTTCTCCCGATGGCTCCGATCGCAAACCGGCGACGTGACCGACGAGATCCCCCGCGACGAACCCGGCCTGATCGCGGAGGAGACGACCACCGTCGGGACGGACGGAGGGTTCGCGAGTCCGACCGACTCCGAACGCGTCGGGACCCCTCCCACGGGAGCGGGTTCGGACGAACCGACCACCCCCTCGAGCGTCCGGGCCGATCGGAACGAGGAGTCGCCATCGGTCGGCGTTCCGACGTCCGCCGATAGCTCGGCGGAGTCCGCGCCGGACCGGGAGATGGCCGCTGACCGAGACAGCGGCGACGAGGACGACTCGGGATGGTTCGATCGGCGACGCACGCTCAGTGCGGTCGTCGGTTCGCAGATCGTCGACGGACTGTACCCGATCGCACTCCTCGTCGTCGGACTGCTCTCCGTCTTCGGGCTCTTCCCGATCGAGCTACTGCTGGCGGTCGTCGCCGTCGAATTCGGCCTCTACCTGCTCATCGCGGGACTGTTCGCCCATCGCCAGATAACGCTCCTGTCGTTGCTCGTGTCCGTACCCGTTCGGCTATCTCAGTTACCGGTCGGCGTGTACGTCTACGCGCGGGTCGCGACGGATCTGCTCAGGGGAAAACGAAACTGGAACAAGTGA
- a CDS encoding NAD-dependent epimerase/dehydratase family protein produces MTAHYTSQTDTDRAATETATAPAQRDRQARGIGSIDRLAGRRILVTGGAGFIGSNFARWLAPHAHVTILDDFRSGSRDNINDIDDISVIDGDIRDAGLVANAVRDQDVVVHMAAMAGVQRTLDNPVDTLEVNVEGTRTVLEAAVEASVDRVLFTSTSEMYGDLFEPPYREDGPIAPKTNYAVAKAVNERYVKSYCEAAGIPYTILRYFNVYGPNQDGSTDGYVVPKFVRRALADDSIPVYGSGEQTRDFTYIDDALDATIRSLGPAGRNETFNVGTGYECSIRRLAEFAADVVGRGHIIHTEDPRPYRVERRCADITKARGVLGYAPRTPLPDGIAKVAAAMKRSDRQRAREV; encoded by the coding sequence ATGACAGCTCACTACACCTCTCAGACCGACACCGATCGAGCGGCTACCGAGACGGCCACCGCCCCCGCCCAGCGGGATCGACAGGCCCGCGGAATCGGATCGATCGACCGACTCGCCGGTCGACGGATACTCGTCACCGGCGGTGCGGGGTTCATCGGGTCGAACTTCGCGCGCTGGCTCGCTCCGCACGCGCACGTCACGATCCTCGACGATTTCAGGAGCGGTTCGCGGGACAATATCAACGATATCGACGACATTTCGGTCATCGACGGGGACATCCGCGACGCCGGACTCGTCGCGAACGCGGTTCGCGATCAGGACGTTGTCGTTCACATGGCCGCGATGGCGGGCGTCCAGCGGACGCTCGACAACCCGGTCGATACGCTCGAGGTCAACGTCGAGGGGACCAGGACAGTGCTCGAAGCGGCGGTCGAAGCGTCCGTCGATCGAGTCCTGTTCACGTCGACGTCGGAGATGTACGGCGACCTGTTCGAACCGCCGTACAGGGAGGACGGTCCGATCGCTCCCAAGACGAACTACGCCGTCGCAAAGGCGGTGAACGAACGGTACGTCAAATCGTACTGCGAAGCGGCCGGGATTCCGTACACGATCCTTCGCTACTTCAACGTCTACGGGCCGAATCAGGACGGATCGACCGACGGCTACGTCGTTCCCAAGTTCGTCCGCCGCGCGCTCGCTGACGACTCGATCCCCGTCTACGGGAGCGGCGAACAGACGCGGGACTTCACGTACATCGACGACGCGCTGGACGCGACGATCCGATCGCTCGGACCCGCCGGGCGAAACGAGACCTTCAACGTCGGGACCGGGTACGAGTGTTCCATTCGCCGACTCGCGGAGTTCGCCGCCGACGTCGTTGGTCGTGGCCACATCATTCACACGGAGGATCCCCGTCCGTACCGGGTGGAACGACGCTGTGCGGACATCACGAAAGCCAGGGGAGTCCTCGGGTACGCGCCGAGGACGCCGCTGCCCGACGGAATCGCGAAGGTCGCTGCCGCGATGAAACGGTCGGACCGTCAACGCGCACGCGAGGTGTAG
- a CDS encoding endo-1,4-beta-xylanase — protein sequence MTSDDRSSGTPGQPGSGRDDSPRGTLDRLSRRGVLGGLGLAGLGIGLGVGLRRDEGDDGTDDENTDPEAGGESEDSWEADADERIEDYRTTSLAVEVVDEDDAPIADAEVDVEMNGHAFGFGTAVNAEYLVAESVPDDEYRTAITDLFNKAVLENRHKWNFWELPEHREHAETATWWLLDRGLEMRGHTCIWQRRGQGAIPDDVLKAMDEGNADHVDNRSDEHVSAIVSHHSGTENVTEWDVLNEQIGFHEMTDLIDPDEPPTRAPKIRDWFQLAADADPDARLYLNEYDVLPGDKDDHRDALEELVTWAGETDVPLDGIGMQSHHWETDQRRSPGELLSTLDRFAEHVDSIQITEYDAWGDEWTEELEAEYLYKFLKTVFSHPVVDGFMMWGFWDEIHWQGNAPLFREDWSEKPAYDAYTDLVFDQWWTEESGRTDVDGLFSTDVFLGDHDVTVRARDASETTHATAEDPTEEETVTVRIG from the coding sequence GTGACGAGCGACGATCGGTCATCGGGGACGCCCGGCCAGCCCGGTTCGGGCCGCGACGACTCGCCTCGCGGCACGCTCGATCGCCTCTCGCGGCGCGGCGTTCTCGGGGGGCTGGGGCTGGCCGGTCTCGGGATCGGCCTCGGCGTCGGCCTCCGACGGGACGAGGGCGACGACGGAACGGACGATGAGAACACTGACCCGGAAGCGGGAGGCGAGAGCGAGGACTCGTGGGAGGCCGACGCTGACGAGCGGATCGAGGACTACCGAACGACGTCGCTCGCGGTCGAAGTCGTCGACGAGGACGATGCGCCGATCGCGGACGCGGAGGTCGACGTCGAGATGAACGGACACGCGTTCGGGTTCGGCACCGCCGTCAACGCGGAGTATCTGGTCGCGGAGTCCGTCCCCGACGACGAGTATCGAACGGCGATCACCGATCTGTTCAACAAGGCCGTCCTCGAGAACCGCCACAAGTGGAACTTCTGGGAACTCCCGGAACACCGCGAACACGCGGAAACGGCGACGTGGTGGCTCCTCGATCGAGGACTCGAGATGCGAGGTCACACCTGTATTTGGCAGCGTCGCGGACAGGGGGCCATCCCCGACGACGTGCTCAAGGCGATGGACGAGGGCAACGCCGACCACGTCGACAACCGCAGCGACGAGCACGTCTCGGCTATCGTCTCGCACCACAGCGGGACGGAGAACGTCACCGAGTGGGACGTCCTGAACGAACAGATCGGGTTCCACGAGATGACCGATCTCATCGACCCGGACGAACCACCGACCCGCGCGCCGAAGATCCGGGACTGGTTCCAGTTGGCCGCCGACGCCGATCCCGACGCGCGCCTCTATCTCAACGAGTACGACGTTCTCCCCGGCGACAAAGACGATCACCGGGACGCGCTCGAGGAACTCGTGACGTGGGCGGGCGAAACCGACGTACCGCTGGACGGGATCGGCATGCAGAGTCACCACTGGGAGACGGACCAGCGACGATCGCCCGGGGAACTGCTGTCGACGCTCGACCGCTTCGCTGAGCACGTCGACTCGATTCAGATCACCGAGTACGACGCGTGGGGCGACGAGTGGACGGAAGAACTCGAAGCGGAGTACCTCTACAAGTTCCTGAAGACGGTGTTCAGTCACCCGGTCGTCGACGGCTTCATGATGTGGGGCTTCTGGGACGAGATCCACTGGCAGGGCAACGCGCCACTGTTTCGCGAGGACTGGTCGGAGAAGCCGGCGTACGACGCGTACACGGACCTCGTGTTCGACCAGTGGTGGACGGAGGAGTCCGGGCGGACCGACGTGGACGGCCTGTTCAGTACCGACGTGTTTCTCGGCGACCACGACGTGACGGTGCGCGCACGGGACGCCAGCGAGACGACGCACGCGACGGCCGAGGATCCGACTGAGGAAGAAACGGTTACCGTCCGGATCGGGTGA